One window from the genome of Salvia miltiorrhiza cultivar Shanhuang (shh) chromosome 7, IMPLAD_Smil_shh, whole genome shotgun sequence encodes:
- the LOC130995318 gene encoding WD repeat-containing protein PCN-like — protein sequence MLKVHRINSVEWNPSPVVALATSADSSQVAAARADGSLEIWLVSPGSVGWHCQLTIHGDPNSRVSSLVWCQSGPRGGPLGRLLSSSIDGSISEWDLFDLKQKEVLGSIGVSIWQIAAEPCNDLHQNGRQETKSYQNGHTSPSITSDVDDEENSESEDENDNKHAVLVHEQNDAESTRLAAACDDGCVRIYSVSDAEELIYNRTLPRVSGRTLSVTWSSDGNRIYSGSSDGFIRCWDVKLAREIYRITVGHGCLAGGNDLCIWSLLALRCGTIASGDSSGSVKFWDGQFGTLLHAHSNHKGDVNALTAAPSHNRVFSAGSDGQIVLYKLSTEAVDSGDEKFVPAIKKWIYVGYVRAHTHDVRALTLAVPISHEDLPPDEKVKRSRGPDKPLDFSYHKWAHLGVPMLISAGDDTKLFAYSVKEFTKFSPHDICPAPQRMPMQLVLKTLFNQTPLLLIQSAHFLDIFCVRLKNGGVTDISPSSSAGSASTDLVARIKCKDSRKIICSTISSSGALFAYSDHVKPNLFELKRNKSGNSWSVKKRQLPQGLPFAHFMVFSSDSSRLILAGQDRRIYVVDVGSQELLHAFTPCRKDSVDGLPPSEPPITKMFTSNDGQWLAAVNCYGDVYIFNLETLRQHWFISRLDGASVTAGGFTPKNSNILIISTSSNQVYALDVEAKQLGEWSMRHTFSLPRRYQEFPGEVIGLSFQPSSTSSSVIVYSPRAMCLIDFGMPVDRDDDTTDLANGLGLTRKVHSNGVLKRKLQGLETKHGGRKNFEFCAFRDPVLFVEHLSKNSLLVIDKPWMQVVGTFDAQPVHRHIFGT from the exons ATGCTCAAGGTTCACAGGATCAACTCGGTGGAGTGGAATCCGTCGCCCGTCGTAGCCCTAGCCACCAGCGCCGACAGCTCACAGGTCGCCGCCGCCCGCGCCGACGGCTCGCTCGAGATTTGGCTCGTCTCTCCCGGCTCCGTTGGCTGGCACTGTCAGCTT ACAATACACGGGGACCCTAATTCTAGAGTGTCTTCGCTGGTGTGGTGTCAGTCCGGGCCGAGGGGTGGACCGTTGGGCCGATTGTTGTCTTCCAGTATCGATGGGTCCATTTCCGAGTGGGATTTGTTCGATTTGAAACAAAAG GAGGTTCTAGGTTCAATTGGTGTCTCGATTTGGCAAATTGCTGCAGAGCCATGCAATGACTTGCATCAAAATGGGAGGCAGGAAACAAAATCTTATCAGAATGGCCACACTAGCCCTTCAATTACCAGTGATGTTGATGATGAGGAGAATAGTGAAAGTGAAGATGAAAATGATAATAAACATGCAGTGCTGGTTCATGAGCAAAATGACGCCGAAAGTACCCGGCTAGCAGCTGCTTGCGATGATGGCTGTGTCCGAATCTATAGTGTTTCTGATGCAGAAGAACTCATTTATAATAGAACGCTGCCTAGGGTCAGTG GGCGCACACTTAGTGTAACCTGGAGTTCAGATGGAAATAGGATTTATTCAGGGAGTAGTGACGG GTTCATAAGATGTTGGGATGTTAAGTTGGCTCGGGAGATCTACAGAATAACTGTTGGTCATGGATGCTTGGCTGGTGGAAATGATCTTTGCATATGGTCATTACTTGCATTGAG GTGTGGGACAATAGCCAGTGGGGATAGTTCTGGTAGTGTGAAGTTCTGGGATGGTCAATTTGGAACACTTTTGCATGCACATTCAAATCACAAGGGTGATGTAAATGCTTTAACTGCAGCTCCCAGCCATAACAGAGTATTTTCTGCTGGTTCTGATGGTCAG ATCGTACTGTATAAACTTTCTACTGAGGCTGTTGATTCTGGTGATGAAAAATTTGTCCCAGCTATCAAGAAATGGATCTATGTTGGCTATGTGAGAGCTCATACACATGATGTAAGGGCGTTGACCTTAGCTGTACCTATCAGTCATGAAG ATCTACCTCCTGATGAAAAGGTAAAGAGGTCACGAGGTCCAGATAAGCCCCTCGACTTCAGTTACCATAAATGGGCTCATTTGGGTGTGCCCATGCTTATCTCAGCAGGCGATGACACTAAACTTTTTGCATATTCTGTAAAAGAATTTACTAAGTTTTCTCCTCATGACATATGCCCTGCACCGCAAAGAATGCCAATGCAACTTGTTCTTAAAACACTTTTCAATCAGACTCCATTGCTATTGATTCAGTCTGCACATTTCTTAGACATCTTTTGTGTGCGATTGAAAAATGGCGGTGTAACTGATATCAGTCCTAGCTCATCTGCTGGGTCTGCAAGTACTGATTTAGTGGCTAGAATCAAATGCAAGGATTCTCGGAAGATCATCTGCAGTACAATCTCTTCATCAGGAGCGCTATTTGCCTACTCGGATCATGTAAAACCTAATTTATTTGAGTTGAAAAGAAACAAATCAGGCAACAGTTGGTCTGTGAAGAAAAGGCAGCTCCCTCAGGGATTACCTTTTGCCCATTTCATGGTTTTCAGCTCTGATTCTTCGAGATTAATATTAGCTGGGCAGGACAGAAGGATATAT GTTGTAGATGTTGGAAGCCAGGAGCTCCTTCATGCTTTCACTCCTTGCCGGAAAGACAGTGTTGATGGTTTACCTCCTAGTGAACCTCCCATTACAAAAATGTTCACAAGTAATGATGGGCAGTGGTTAGCTGCTGTCAACTGCTATGGAGATGTCTATATTTTCAATCTTGAAACACTAAG GCAACACTGGTTCATATCAAGATTGGATGGTGCTTCGGTTACTGCTGGTGGATTTACTCCTAAAAATAGCAACATCCTCATCATCTCCACCTCTTCAAATCAGGTGTATGCATTAGATGTGGAAGCTAAACAATTGGGGGAGTGGTCCATGCGTCACACATTTTCTCTGCCAAGGAGATATCAAGAATTTCCTGGAGAAGTCATTGGTCTTTCTTTCCAGCCATCCTCAACTTCATCTTCCGTTATTGTCTATAGTCCAAG GGCGATGTGCTTGATCGATTTTGGGATGCCTGTTGATAGGGATGATGATACAACAGACTTGGCAAATGGTCTGGGATTAACAAGAAAGGTACACAGCAATGGGGTGCTTAAGCGAAAACTGCAGGGATTAGAAACTAAACACGGTGGTAGAAAGAACTTTGAATTTTGTGCATTCAGAGATCCTGTTTTATTTGTTGAACATCTATCGAAAAACTCTCTTTTGGTCATAGACAAACCATGGATGCAAGTTGTTGGCACTTTCGATGCCCAGCCTGTCCATAGACATATATTTGGAACATAA
- the LOC130993838 gene encoding uncharacterized protein LOC130993838, with protein MVWNSKAPHKAIMTAWRVIRNRIPTYDNLRKRSVAIGEEDSKCNACKLHTESSNHFFLQCPKAEEVWNEIQLWMGISTARTNSIGEFLCTFVGLGSGKRLDKLMKSLWVCSIWTMWKRKNESRFEGKVWDSQSTVSEIKVRLWCWNKIFEIVNKELNLSSWCENNLLTALV; from the coding sequence ATGGTATGGAACAGCAAAGCGCCCCACAAGGCAATTATGACGGCGTGGAGGGTGATTAGGAACAGGATACCGACCTATGACAACTTGAGAAAGAGGAGTGTAGCCATTGGAGAAGAGGACTCCAAATGCAATGCATGCAAGCTCCATACAGAATCGTCAAACCACTTTTTCCTGCAATGTCCGAAGGCGGAGGAGGTTTGGAATGAGATACAGTTGTGGATGGGAATCAGCACAGCTAGAACTAATTCGATTGGTGAATTTCTCTGTACGTTTGTGGGTCTTGGCTCCGGGAAGAGGTTGGATAAGTTGATGAAGTCCCTATGGGTTTGCTCCATTTGGACAATGTGGAAAAGAAAGAATGAAAGTAGATTTGAAGGAAAAGTTTGGGATTCCCAGAGTACCGTTTCAGAGATTAAGGTACGTTTGTGGTGCTGGAATAAGATTTTCGAGATTGTAAACAAGGAGTTGAATCTCTCCTCCTGGTGTGAAAATAACTTGCTCACTGCTCTTGTGTAA